CGGCTCCTGGTGCGGCGGCAGCGGCTCCTGGTGCGGCGGCAACGGCACCTGGTGCGGCGGCAACGGCTCCAGGACAGGCACCGGCCTCAGCCCCGGCTCCGGGGCCTACTCCCGGGCCCACTCCGGCGGGAACCGGCACACCGGGCGCGCCGGGCACACCGGGCGCGCCCATCACACCAGCCGCTCCTGCCGCGCCTGTCACACCCGCCACACCCATCGCCCCCGTCACGTCGTCCCCTGTACCCCCCTCCGCGACTGCACCGGTCGAGTACGTCGCCCCGGCGAGCTACCCCATCGGCGCTCCCACCCCCAACACGTCCCCCACCACCCCGACAACCCCGTCAACCCCGAACCCCCTTGCGACTCCCACCGTCCCCACCCCCCGCACCCCCCTCATCCTCGGCGACCCCGCCACCCGTCGCCCCCTCGCCGTGCAGGCGGTGCAGGATGCCGAGGGGGCCGCGCTCGTCCTGTCCTCCGATCCCACCCTGTGGGCCGAGACGAAGGACGCGCGGGCCAAGCTCGGACCCGTCCTCCTCTACGACCCCTCCCACCTGTGCGACACCCCGGCCCGCCTCCACTGGTCCCCCACCAGGGGCTGCGCGGACAAGGCAACCGCGGACAGCCGCGCCGCCGCGCTCCTCGCCCCGATAAGACCCGCCTCGAAGCTGGACGCCGCCGTGGCCGACACGGCCCAGATACTGATGCGCAGCTTCCTGCACGCCGCCGCGGTCGCGGACAAGCCGATGAAGATCGTGCACCGCTGGTCGCAGGGCAACCAGGTGCAGGAGGCGGTACGCATCCTCCGTACGCATCCCAAGGCCGCGCCCGGCTCCGCGGGTGAGCTGGAGGCAACGCTCACCGCGCACCCGGAACGGCGGGACATCGCTCAGGAGTTGACCGCGCGGGCCCTCGCCGCCCTCTTCACGGTGCACGTCCGCGAATCCTGTACGCCGAACCGAACTGATGCGCTCTCCCTGGATTCCTTCGTCGATGAAGGGGGCACGCTTTTTGTGGTGGGTGAGGCGATCGAGGATCCCAAGTCCCGCCAAGGCCCGGGTGCCATGCCGCTGCTGACGGCACTCGCCTCCAGCGTGGTCGAGCACGGCCGGCGCATGGCCGCACGGTCATCCTCCGGTCGGCTCGACCCACCAATGACGCTCGTCCTGGACGACGTCGCCGCGGTGGCCCCGCTGCCCCAGCTGCCGGAGCTGCTCTCCACCGGCGCGGGCCGGGGCCTGCCGACCCTCGCTCTGCTCCGGTCACGGGAACAGGGCAGGTCACGCTGGCCGGACAGCGAACTGCCGGTGACGTAGCCGCAGGCGCAGGCGTAGGCATAGGCGCAGGCTCAGGCGTACGCCCCGACGTACACGTACCACCCGTCACCGCGCAGGCGTACACGCCTCAGCACCAGCTCGGACTCAGGGTCACCGTCGTACCCGAGTACTACCCCCGGCCCCCACTCCCCGCCCCCGGTCCGACGATCCGCGCCCCCGCGAACGCCACCATCGAAGACATGATTAGGGCATACGGACTGACCAAGCACTACGGCGGCAAGTCCGCCAAGAAAGCCGTCGACGACCTCAGCTTCGAGGTGCGCCCCGGCACCGTCACCGGCTTCCTCGGCCCCAACGGCGCGGGCAAGTCCACCACCATGCGGATGCTCATCGGTCTCGACGCCCCGACCCGCGGCCGCGCCACCATCGGCGACCGCGCCTACGCGGGCCACCCCGCGCCCCTGCACGAGGTCGGCGCACTCCTGGAGGCCCGCTCGGTCCACCCGGGCCGCTCCGCGTACCACCACCTCATGGCGCTCGCCCACACCCACTCCATTCCGAAGAGCCGCGTCGACGCGGTACTGGACCTGGCCGGAATCCACGAGGTCGCCCGCAAGCGCGTCAAGGGCTTCTCCCTCGGCATGGGGCAGCGCCTCGGCATCGCGGCCGCCCTGCTCGGCGACCCGGCCACGGTGATCCTCGACGAGCCGGTCAACGGGCTCGACCCCGAGGGCGTGCTGTGGATCCGCAACCTCCTCAAGTCCCTTGCCGCGGAGGGCCGTACGGTCCTCGTCTCGTCCCACCTCATGAGCGAGATGGCGCTGACCGCCGAGCACCTGATCATCATCGGCCGCGGCAAGCTCCTCGCCGACACCACCGTGGAGCGCTTCGTCCGCGAGTCCGGCTCCGGCGCGGTCAAGGTCGTGACCCCCGAGGCCGACCGCCTGACGGACCTGCTGGCGGGGCCGGGCGTACGGATCTCCGGCGACGCCCCGGGCGTCCTCGACGTACGCGGCACCGAGGCCGAGCAGATCGGCCGCACCGCCGCGGCCCACGGCATCCCGCTCTTCGAACTGACCCCGCGGACGGCGTCGTTGGAGCAGGCGTTCATGGACCTGACGCGGGACTCGGTCGAGTACGTACCGTCCACGCGTCCCCCTGCCGACTCCACCACCCACTACTCGGAAGGAGCCGCGGCATGAGCAGCACCACCCTCACTGCGCCCACCTACCGCCTCAGCACCAAGGGCATCATCCGCTCCGAATGGCACAAGCTGTGGACGCTCCGCTCGACGTGGATCACCCTGATCACCGCGAGCGCCCTCGTCCTCGCGGTCGGCATCACGATGGGCGCCACGTACGACGGCGACGACGCCGACGTGGACACCATCGTCTTCACCCTCTTCGGCACCCAGCTCTCCCAGATCTGCCTCGCGGTCCTCGGCATCCTCGTCACGGCGGGCGAGTACTCGACGGGCATGATCCGCTCCTCGCTCGCCGCGGTCCCGCGCCGCGTGCCCGTCCTGTGGGCCAAGGCGGGCGTCTTCACGGCAGTCGCCTTCGTCGTGTCCCTCTCGACGAACATCGTGACGTTCCTCGTCGCCCAGATCTGGCTCGCGGACACCGACAAGAAGCTGTCGCTCACCGACTCCGGCGTCTTCGGCGCCATCACGACCAGCGCCGTCGCCCTCACCCTGCTCAGCCTCATCGCGCTCGGCCTCGGCGCTCTGTTCCGCTCGGTGCCCGGTGCCATCGGCGCGTTCGTCGCGACCGTCCTGATCCTGCCCGAGGTCCTGTCGATGCTGCCCTTCAGCGCCGTGGACACCACCATGAAGTACTTCCCCGCCCAGGCAGCGAGCTCCCTCGGCTCGGTGGCCCGCGTGGAGAACACCATCGCGCCCGGCACGGCCGTCCTCACACTCGCCCTGTGGGCGGCGGCGATCATGGCGGCGGCGACGATACTGCTCAAGCGACGCGACGTATGACGTACGAGGTACGAGGTACGAGCTATGAGGTACGAGCTATGAGGTCCCAGCAGATCATTCCTGTACGAGGATGAGGCCGTGACCGAGCCTCACCCCCTCACGCAGTTCCTCCAGCGACTGACGCAGCGGGTGCGCGCCTTCGACAGGCGCCGCCCGCTCGTCTGGGACCTCCTGGTGACCTCGTTCTTCGTGGGCGCGGCCCTCGTCGACGCGAGCG
The sequence above is a segment of the Streptomyces sp. Je 1-369 genome. Coding sequences within it:
- a CDS encoding ABC transporter permease, with the protein product MSSTTLTAPTYRLSTKGIIRSEWHKLWTLRSTWITLITASALVLAVGITMGATYDGDDADVDTIVFTLFGTQLSQICLAVLGILVTAGEYSTGMIRSSLAAVPRRVPVLWAKAGVFTAVAFVVSLSTNIVTFLVAQIWLADTDKKLSLTDSGVFGAITTSAVALTLLSLIALGLGALFRSVPGAIGAFVATVLILPEVLSMLPFSAVDTTMKYFPAQAASSLGSVARVENTIAPGTAVLTLALWAAAIMAAATILLKRRDV
- a CDS encoding ATP-binding cassette domain-containing protein; translation: MIRAYGLTKHYGGKSAKKAVDDLSFEVRPGTVTGFLGPNGAGKSTTMRMLIGLDAPTRGRATIGDRAYAGHPAPLHEVGALLEARSVHPGRSAYHHLMALAHTHSIPKSRVDAVLDLAGIHEVARKRVKGFSLGMGQRLGIAAALLGDPATVILDEPVNGLDPEGVLWIRNLLKSLAAEGRTVLVSSHLMSEMALTAEHLIIIGRGKLLADTTVERFVRESGSGAVKVVTPEADRLTDLLAGPGVRISGDAPGVLDVRGTEAEQIGRTAAAHGIPLFELTPRTASLEQAFMDLTRDSVEYVPSTRPPADSTTHYSEGAAA